A single window of Nakaseomyces glabratus chromosome G, complete sequence DNA harbors:
- the PFD1 gene encoding prefolding complex chaperone subunit (CAGL0G07529g~Ortholog(s) have unfolded protein binding activity, role in cytoskeleton organization, positive regulation of transcription elongation from RNA polymerase II promoter, protein folding and prefoldin complex localization): MSTQAQEMATTLRMNKGQLEIVEQQLSQLERQQKFAQATAKELESYPTETVWRSCGRAFVLQDKDSYIKDLGTDEKTLEEQAKALRIKKNYLDVSIEKTVAGLKSMMK, encoded by the coding sequence ATGTCTACACAAGCACAGGAGATGGCCACCACGCTCCGCATGAACAAGGGCCAATTGGAGATAGTAGAGCAACAGCTGAGCCAGCTAGAGAGACAGCAGAAATTCGCACAGGCCACCGCCAAAGAGCTGGAGTCGTACCCTACAGAGACTGTGTGGAGGTCATGTGGCAGAGCCTTTGTGCTACAGGACAAGGATTCTTACATCAAGGACCTGGGAACCGACGAGAAGACCCTCGAAGAGCAGGCCAAGGCACTCAGGATCAAGAAGAACTACCTGGATGTCTCGATCGAAAAGACCGTTGCAGGTCTCAAGAGTATGATGAAGTAA
- the RRS1 gene encoding ribosome biogenesis protein RRS1 (CAGL0G07535g~Ortholog(s) have single-stranded RNA binding activity) produces the protein MSEYKNLPVTVEKPIPVTYDLGNLSVFDTNVIDRNDVDSSNAKREEVIKSVTRDNVQLLINQLLSLPIKKTTEHTGGNSGQGATVALLQLPEPSSELPREKPLPKPKALTKWQKFAAKKGIKPKERAGKMVFDEATGKWAPKWGYNGINKKLDDQWLVEVDDDTKGTENELIDPRSLNRAERKRLVKKNERQQKKNLKNAMGQ, from the coding sequence ATGTCAGAGTATAAGAATTTGCCAGTTACGGTGGAGAAGCCAATCCCAGTGACGTATGATTTGGGTAACCTGAGTGTATTTGATACCAATGTCATTGACAGGAACGATGTGGACAGTTCAAATGCGAAGCGTGAGGAAGTTATCAAAAGTGTAACGCGTGACAATGTGCAGCTCTTGATCAACCAGCTGCTTTCGTTGCCAATTAAGAAGACTACTGAGCACACAGGTGGTAACAGTGGCCAAGGTGCTACTGTTGCGCTATTGCAATTGCCTGAGCCATCTTCTGAGCTACCAAGAGAGAAGCCATTGCCTAAGCCAAAGGCTCTTACCAAGTGGCAGAAGTTTGCGGCTAAGAAAGGTATCAAGCCAAAGGAGAGAGCGGGCAAGATGGTTTTCGATGAAGCTACGGGCAAGTGGGCTCCTAAGTGGGGTTACAACGGTATTAACAAGAAGCTGGATGACCAATGGTTGGTCGAAGTCGATGACGACACCAAGGGCACTGAGAATGAGCTGATAGATCCAAGATCGTTGAACAGAGCTGAGCGTAAGCGTCtagtgaagaagaacgaGAGGCAGCAgaagaaaaacttgaagaacgCTATGGGACAATAG